A portion of the Oncorhynchus nerka isolate Pitt River linkage group LG27, Oner_Uvic_2.0, whole genome shotgun sequence genome contains these proteins:
- the LOC115111337 gene encoding LOW QUALITY PROTEIN: protein FAM222A (The sequence of the model RefSeq protein was modified relative to this genomic sequence to represent the inferred CDS: deleted 2 bases in 1 codon): MLACLQRRQNPPIPSSQHPLCASKALEPPQALSRKCELVVPMHSPRYPSVAELDAYAQKMQSSPLSIKIFPTNIRVPQHKHLNRTVNGFDTTGSQRYSPYPHLHTGGYTGLLAIVNASSSSSFIPTKGIIKNSEGRRTKLSPAQIAVAPYPPPSSSTLANGHGQMVYHAGSSKPPEAPALSRSVPPNVTVAGSMIPVTGGRGLAQPLSQSNLPSIQSIIYQINQHCQAQALQQVCQGATSSTAPSTNPSPSKKCGGVMGISSGSSGGGYVGSIAPQPNLVYTGAGLPLAAHSGEAMKAGVYSDSMDYILWQKQQQQQAVLRMYSGGSGGGGAISKSPESCGAPGGGGIMAKAQVLSSSSSSSSRPYHLTGGIGSGGCLDKVSSSPLNCMGMHGNFSVGQYFAPPWNSVLVTPDSDCYNPHQELLRTTTGGPATGGHREMGYHHHPHHHHHYPAMDSGSGGGLCCSLPSKSQLCNTSVLSSSLQSLEYLVNDIHPPCIKEQMLGKGYETVSVPRLLDHQHAHIRLPVYR, encoded by the exons GTGAGCTGGTGGTTCCCATGCATTCTCCCCGCTACCCCAGTGTGGCTGAGCTGGATGCCTACGCCCAGAAAATGCAGAGCAGCCCGCTGTCCATCAAGATCTTCCCCACCAACATCAGGGTCCCCCAGCACAAGCACCTTAACCGGACTGTGAATGGCTTCGACACCACAGGTAGCCAGCGCTATAGCCCCTACCCACACCTCCACACCGGCGGCTACACAGGCCTCCTGGCCATTGTCaatgcctcctcatcctcctccttcatccccACTAAGGGCATCATCAAGAACTCGGAAGGCAGACGGACTAAGCTCTCCCCAGCCCAAATAGCTGTGGCCCCGTACCCGCCCCCTAGCAGTAGCACTTTAGCCAATGGCCACGGCCAGATGGTGTACCACGCGGGGTCCTCGAAGCCCCCTGAAGCACCTGCCCTCTCCCGCTCGGTGCCCCCTAACGTCACTGTGGCCGGCTCTATGATCCCCGTGACAGGGGGGCGAGGCCTGGCCCAGCCCCTCTCCCAGTCCAATCTTCCCTCCATCCAGAGCATCATCTATCAGATAAACCAACACTGCCAGGCCCAGGCTCTGCAGCAGGTGTGCCAGGGGGCCACCTCCTCCACCGCACCTTCCACCAACCCCAGCCCCTCCAAGAAG TGCGGGGGTGTCATGGGCATCTCCTCTGGCTCCTCGGGGGGTGGCTATGTGGGCAGCATTGCGCCCCAGCCTAACCTGGTGTACACAGGAGCGGGGCTGCCGCTGGCGGCCCACAGTGGCGAGGCCATGAAGGCTGGGGTGTACTCAGACAGTATGGACTACATCCTGTGGCagaaacaacagcaacaacaagctGTGCTTCGCATGTACAGTGGGGGCAGCGGGGGAGGAGGGGCCATCAGTAAGTCCCCTGAAAGCTGTGGTGCCCCGGGGGGAGGGGGGATTATGGCCAAGGCCCAGGTGTTGTCGtcgtcgtcctcctcctcctccagaccCTACCACCTGACGGGGGGCATTGGCAGCGGGGGGTGCCTGGACAAGGTCAGCTCCTCCCCTCTGAACTGCATGGGGATGCATGGCAACTTCTCTGTGGGCCAATACTTTGCCCCGCCCTGGAACAGCGTGCTGGTCACCCCTGACAGTGACTGTTACAACCCCCACCAGGAGCtcctgaggaccaccacaggaggACCAGCTACAGGGGGCCACAGGGAGAtgggctaccaccaccacccccaccaccatcaccactaccccgCCATGGACAGCGGGAGTGGGGGAGGCCTGTGCTGCAGCCTGCCCAGTAAGAGCCAGCTGTGCAACACATCGGTGCTGAGCAGCAGCCTGCAGTCTCTGGAGTACCTGGTCAACGACATCCACCCGCCCTGCATTAAAGAGCAGATGCTGGGCAAAGGCTACGAGACTGTGTCGGTGCCACGGCTGTTGGACCACCAGCATGCCCACATCCGCCTCCCGGTTTACAGATAG